Proteins found in one Candidatus Limnocylindrales bacterium genomic segment:
- a CDS encoding zinc-binding dehydrogenase: MKGKAAVFTGVGKPLEIREYPVPTPDPNSLVLKITMANICGSDLHFLKGLGPGIPSGIPQILGHEMTGRIYALGENVKTDSLGEPVKVGDRVVYSYFRPCGKCWACLTGQPGCPNRYKHWLGVSCEEPPHFVGAFGEYYYMGPGQVFFKVPDELPDEVVSPINCAFAQLVYGLYKIGVVLGDTVVVQGAGGLGLYATAIAKEMGAGQVIVIDKLKDRLELAREFGADHVINADETDSKSRVAEIKNLTRNIGADVVAELVGSPVVLEEGLEMLRPGGRYLWIGNINLGLKGEIDPAQAVRGAKTILGVIVYEPWVIPRTLGFLKRTLHKYPYQKIISHKFKLTDINQAFEKAFQRQVIRVALVPD, encoded by the coding sequence ATGAAAGGTAAAGCCGCCGTTTTTACAGGAGTAGGAAAACCTTTAGAAATTCGAGAATATCCCGTGCCTACTCCAGATCCCAATTCCCTTGTATTAAAAATTACCATGGCCAACATCTGTGGTTCTGATCTGCACTTCCTGAAAGGATTGGGACCCGGAATTCCAAGTGGTATTCCCCAGATCCTGGGGCATGAAATGACGGGTAGGATCTATGCGTTGGGTGAAAATGTTAAAACCGACAGTCTGGGAGAGCCTGTTAAAGTCGGAGACCGCGTGGTTTACTCTTACTTCCGTCCCTGTGGTAAATGCTGGGCCTGTTTAACCGGACAACCAGGATGCCCCAACCGTTATAAACATTGGCTGGGAGTATCCTGTGAGGAACCCCCTCATTTCGTGGGGGCTTTTGGAGAGTATTACTATATGGGACCGGGTCAGGTATTTTTTAAAGTACCCGATGAATTACCTGATGAGGTGGTATCCCCTATTAACTGTGCCTTTGCTCAACTCGTCTATGGTCTTTATAAAATAGGTGTGGTGCTGGGGGATACAGTGGTTGTTCAGGGTGCCGGAGGTCTGGGACTTTACGCTACTGCAATTGCCAAAGAAATGGGAGCCGGACAGGTCATCGTGATCGATAAGTTGAAGGATCGCTTAGAACTGGCCAGGGAGTTCGGAGCAGATCATGTGATTAATGCCGATGAAACAGATAGTAAGAGCCGGGTGGCCGAAATTAAAAACCTCACCCGAAATATCGGAGCAGATGTGGTGGCCGAACTCGTAGGATCTCCCGTAGTCCTCGAAGAAGGCCTGGAAATGCTTCGACCCGGCGGAAGATATCTTTGGATCGGAAATATTAACCTGGGACTTAAAGGAGAAATAGACCCGGCTCAGGCCGTACGGGGGGCTAAAACCATTCTGGGTGTCATTGTTTACGAACCCTGGGTCATTCCACGTACCCTGGGTTTTCTGAAGAGAACACTTCATAAATACCCCTATCAAAAGATCATTTCTCATAAGTTCAAGCTAACCGATATCAACCAGGCGTTTGAAAAGGCCTTTCAGCGTCAGGTCATTCGAGTAGCACTGGTACCGGATTAA
- a CDS encoding chemotaxis protein CheW yields MNKPEKYDGLQPLKTGEKVEELQVVSFLLGNEEFGADILMIQEIIRMVPITRVPNAPHFVEGIINLRGKVIPVIDLRKRLNVKSDQASSRNTRIMVVRLEGKITGFIVDAVSQVLRIPTSIIEPPPEVVAGVDSEYIAGVSKLENRLLIILDFNKILSTKEAKELAKL; encoded by the coding sequence ATGAACAAACCGGAAAAGTATGATGGACTTCAACCTTTGAAAACCGGTGAAAAAGTGGAAGAACTCCAGGTGGTAAGTTTCCTCTTAGGGAACGAAGAGTTTGGTGCAGATATTTTGATGATTCAGGAAATTATTCGCATGGTGCCTATTACGCGGGTTCCCAATGCTCCCCATTTTGTAGAAGGAATTATTAATCTACGGGGAAAAGTTATTCCGGTCATTGATTTGAGAAAAAGGCTTAATGTGAAGAGTGACCAGGCATCCAGCCGGAATACCCGGATTATGGTCGTTCGGCTGGAGGGTAAAATCACAGGTTTCATTGTAGATGCCGTATCCCAGGTATTACGTATTCCAACCAGTATTATCGAACCGCCCCCCGAGGTGGTAGCCGGGGTGGATTCTGAATATATTGCAGGGGTTAGTAAACTAGAGAATCGTTTACTGATCATTTTAGATTTTAATAAAATTTTATCGACTAAAGAAGCAAAGGAACTGGCTAAACTGTAA
- a CDS encoding response regulator has protein sequence MKKSILVIESSSVVRTILEFFLESEGFKVHTTAQGTEGLEKIHSSPYHLAIIGGDLPGLSGYEIIQEIRKVEHYKNLPILLMTKGEPVDPEEFPDSGPLYLSELIEPEHLIRQVSQILDQS, from the coding sequence ATGAAAAAATCTATCTTGGTCATAGAATCCTCTTCCGTCGTAAGGACAATTCTGGAATTCTTCCTGGAATCAGAGGGTTTTAAAGTCCATACGACGGCCCAGGGAACCGAAGGATTAGAAAAAATTCATTCAAGTCCTTATCATCTTGCCATTATCGGTGGGGATTTACCCGGGCTTTCCGGCTACGAAATAATCCAAGAGATACGCAAGGTTGAGCACTATAAGAACTTACCCATTTTGTTAATGACCAAGGGGGAGCCCGTAGATCCAGAAGAATTCCCGGATAGTGGTCCGCTATATTTATCTGAATTGATAGAACCCGAACATCTAATTCGTCAGGTGAGCCAGATACTGGATCAAAGTTGA
- a CDS encoding HEAT repeat domain-containing protein has translation MYLNDVSDIQRVLKNLSHEDPDERRRAILKLGELKDKRSIPRLINLFQDPVRAVQEAVVDALIQIRGREVVTALVPVLAETNLTARNLALEVLKHIGGDAPDVLFTGLHEAQDPFIKKTYCEILGALGDPESIPHLILCLQSPHVLVAMGAAEALGQIGDPQAVPYLLQSLKGPTWVRCAGIEALGKIGDLRVLEPLMQIPFEENLMVTFMVIRTLGNLQDERCLPYLLSALKYHPRFVVPVIQALEKLSEKLGDEIYEKVREAKANWTDVIPLLRSHKVAIRRSALRFLEKLRLKEAIVPLIGLIEFEEDEELLERSVDALVAIGDQELEAIHRALSMESLRIKTIVLEVLGRIGKEASVPILLQALENSHEEVRVAAAKALGQIRSSMAVDPLIRRLQDSFGHVRRAAASSLGAMGDPRALIPLVEILKDPYPDVRMAASEAIVKIQGLPSEEKIRWIQPLLNEDRDEVRVLALQTLFHIAGEKLFPLYFQCLRDSSWKVREGAVRALGSLTNPEVNKFLLPLLEDENSQVRVMVVKAIARFPGNQTVEVLLSQLKDPDPRVRYEICKQLKNFNHPCIIPKLIECLQDRSGMVQLAAIETLCHFKAVEALEPLRQLVRMQDPDLVKEATQAIKILTSRV, from the coding sequence ATGTACTTAAACGATGTTTCGGATATCCAAAGGGTTTTAAAGAATCTTTCCCATGAAGATCCAGATGAAAGAAGACGGGCTATTCTCAAGTTAGGAGAACTCAAGGATAAGCGCTCTATTCCCCGGTTGATAAACTTGTTCCAGGACCCTGTCCGGGCTGTACAAGAAGCTGTGGTAGATGCCTTGATCCAGATCCGGGGACGGGAGGTTGTTACGGCCCTGGTTCCTGTTCTTGCGGAAACCAATCTTACGGCCCGTAATTTGGCCCTGGAAGTCCTCAAGCATATCGGTGGAGATGCTCCCGATGTCCTCTTCACAGGCCTTCACGAAGCTCAGGATCCTTTCATTAAAAAAACTTATTGTGAAATTCTAGGAGCCCTGGGGGATCCGGAAAGTATTCCCCATTTAATCCTCTGTTTGCAGAGCCCCCATGTCCTGGTTGCTATGGGAGCTGCGGAAGCTTTAGGGCAAATCGGAGACCCTCAGGCAGTGCCTTATCTTCTCCAGAGTTTGAAAGGACCTACCTGGGTTCGGTGTGCCGGGATAGAGGCTTTAGGGAAAATAGGAGATCTTCGGGTTCTGGAACCCTTAATGCAAATTCCCTTTGAAGAAAACTTGATGGTAACCTTCATGGTTATCCGGACCTTAGGAAACCTGCAGGATGAGCGTTGTTTACCTTACCTTCTTTCCGCTTTGAAATACCATCCCAGATTCGTGGTTCCGGTGATTCAGGCCTTGGAGAAGTTAAGCGAGAAACTGGGGGATGAGATTTACGAAAAAGTCAGGGAAGCTAAGGCCAACTGGACAGATGTAATTCCCCTGTTGAGGAGTCATAAGGTAGCCATCCGACGGAGTGCCCTTCGTTTTTTGGAAAAACTTCGTCTTAAAGAGGCTATCGTGCCGTTAATTGGTTTGATTGAATTTGAAGAGGACGAAGAGCTTCTGGAGCGGTCGGTGGATGCTTTAGTGGCCATTGGAGATCAGGAATTGGAGGCTATCCATCGGGCTTTATCTATGGAGTCCCTTCGAATCAAGACGATTGTCCTGGAAGTTTTAGGAAGAATCGGAAAGGAAGCTTCGGTTCCTATTCTTCTTCAAGCCCTGGAGAATTCCCATGAAGAAGTTAGAGTAGCTGCAGCCAAGGCTCTAGGACAGATTCGATCTTCTATGGCGGTGGACCCTCTAATCAGACGGCTTCAAGATAGTTTTGGGCATGTCCGGCGTGCTGCGGCCTCCTCACTTGGCGCCATGGGAGATCCAAGGGCCTTAATCCCTTTAGTTGAAATCCTCAAGGATCCCTATCCAGATGTCCGAATGGCGGCTTCTGAGGCCATAGTGAAAATTCAAGGCCTGCCTTCTGAAGAAAAGATCCGATGGATTCAACCCTTGCTAAATGAGGATAGAGACGAGGTCAGAGTACTGGCCCTTCAGACTTTATTTCATATAGCCGGAGAAAAGTTATTCCCCCTTTACTTCCAATGTTTAAGAGACTCCAGTTGGAAAGTTCGAGAAGGAGCCGTACGGGCTTTAGGTTCTCTTACAAATCCGGAAGTTAATAAGTTTTTACTTCCCCTATTAGAAGACGAAAATTCTCAGGTTCGTGTCATGGTGGTTAAAGCTATAGCCCGTTTTCCGGGAAATCAGACCGTTGAAGTGCTCCTATCTCAACTGAAAGATCCGGATCCACGGGTTCGTTACGAAATATGTAAACAGTTAAAAAATTTTAATCATCCTTGTATTATTCCCAAGCTTATAGAATGCTTGCAGGATCGTAGCGGCATGGTTCAATTAGCAGCTATTGAAACTCTCTGTCATTTTAAAGCCGTTGAAGCCCTTGAACCGCTTCGTCAGTTAGTAAGGATGCAGGACCCGGATCTGGTTAAGGAAGCAACCCAGGCCATTAAAATTCTGACATCAAGGGTATGA
- the tenA gene encoding thiaminase II encodes MLFTDRLRQKAAPIWEKELQHPFVKGIGDGTLPVEKFKFYMGQDYLFLIEYCRVFALAVAKAPDLPTMGKFAQLLHATLTVEMDLHRGYARKFGITPEELECTSMAPTTHAYTRHLLHVAETGTLGDLISAILPCQLGYWEIGNHLAQTGKPPLQPLYQEWIQMYSSQEFGALAQGLSDLMNTLAEGEKEKNLARMEEQFLVSSRYEYMFWEMCYREENWIV; translated from the coding sequence ATGCTTTTTACCGATAGACTCCGACAAAAAGCAGCCCCTATCTGGGAAAAGGAGTTGCAACATCCCTTTGTTAAGGGAATCGGCGATGGAACTTTGCCCGTGGAAAAATTCAAGTTTTATATGGGTCAGGATTACCTCTTCCTCATCGAGTATTGTAGGGTTTTCGCCTTAGCCGTGGCTAAAGCCCCAGATCTTCCTACGATGGGAAAGTTCGCACAGCTTTTACACGCAACCCTTACCGTGGAGATGGATCTCCATCGGGGATATGCCAGGAAATTCGGAATCACTCCCGAGGAATTAGAATGCACTTCCATGGCGCCCACTACCCACGCTTATACCCGTCACTTATTACACGTGGCCGAAACAGGAACCCTGGGAGATTTAATTTCTGCAATTCTTCCCTGCCAACTGGGATATTGGGAGATCGGCAACCATCTCGCCCAAACCGGAAAACCTCCCCTTCAACCTCTTTACCAGGAATGGATTCAGATGTATTCTTCCCAAGAGTTTGGGGCGCTGGCACAGGGACTCTCTGATCTGATGAATACCCTGGCAGAAGGGGAGAAAGAAAAGAATCTGGCCAGAATGGAAGAACAATTCCTCGTCAGCAGCCGCTATGAATATATGTTTTGGGAAATGTGTTATCGAGAAGAAAACTGGATAGTTTAA
- the rlmB gene encoding 23S rRNA (guanosine(2251)-2'-O)-methyltransferase RlmB — MGVNPILEALRADRSFERIYIASGRKGKPIQEILNLARSRGIEIRFESRERIEQIARRAQERERLSGSMGVWEYEGTDESLSHSRPSPPPPPHTQGVLGIASPYRYHSLEELWEEVQRKTEPPFIVLLDGIEDPHNLGAILRSAEGAGVHGIILPKRRSVGLTPTVVKTSAGALEYLPVCRVSNLASALDRLKDYGLWIYGAVPKVGKAYYCVDLKGPVALVIGGESKGLKNLTLKKCDFLISIPLYGKIASLNASVAAALLMFEVRQQREKKEVTR, encoded by the coding sequence ATGGGAGTTAATCCCATACTGGAAGCCCTTCGTGCAGATCGCTCTTTTGAAAGGATCTACATAGCCTCGGGCCGGAAGGGCAAACCTATCCAGGAGATTCTAAACCTGGCCCGGTCCCGGGGAATTGAAATTCGATTTGAATCCAGGGAACGAATTGAGCAGATCGCTCGACGGGCTCAGGAGAGGGAAAGACTGTCTGGGAGTATGGGGGTATGGGAATATGAAGGTACGGATGAATCCCTCTCACACTCCCGCCCCTCCCCCCCTCCTCCCCCTCATACCCAAGGGGTGTTAGGAATCGCATCTCCTTACCGGTACCATTCCCTGGAAGAATTATGGGAAGAAGTTCAAAGAAAAACCGAACCTCCCTTTATCGTCCTTTTAGACGGCATTGAAGACCCCCATAACTTAGGGGCTATTTTGCGCTCTGCAGAAGGAGCCGGAGTCCATGGGATTATTCTGCCCAAGCGGAGATCCGTGGGACTTACCCCTACCGTTGTTAAAACTTCAGCCGGGGCCCTCGAGTATCTTCCGGTTTGTCGGGTTTCTAATCTGGCTTCGGCCCTGGATCGGCTTAAAGATTATGGTCTCTGGATTTATGGAGCGGTACCTAAAGTTGGAAAGGCTTATTACTGTGTAGATCTTAAAGGACCTGTAGCCCTGGTTATCGGAGGAGAATCTAAAGGTCTTAAAAACTTAACGTTAAAGAAGTGTGATTTTCTTATCTCTATTCCCTTATACGGTAAAATTGCTTCCCTTAATGCTTCTGTTGCTGCTGCCCTCCTCATGTTCGAGGTTCGGCAGCAACGGGAAAAAAAGGAGGTTACACGTTGA
- a CDS encoding TolC family protein, whose translation MKYRVNRLLIYIGVTTVFLFIPTEGGNSSITVRDQLRAKAILVNYLQNPASFPPPGSEIPQSLILAATQETPANPSPADTSQGAESTPSTQNPSPTPSTDQVPGSNPPIPPPESSPTPTPIPLSPKKSQVTPSRPGSRTKKSKASTTSQPAPSTESPQAPATTQPAPSTGSSQVPATTQPVPSPGASQTPAVTQPAPSTGSSQAPATTQPVPSTRKPQAPAPAAGKPQAPITPSPTPSTRRPQTPATTTGKPQVPATTQPAPSTGTPQAPTTTPSPTTQQPSPPSAKPGEELPKVFLSLEEAINLALVNNFDIAIERFNPKINNERITVAEAKFDPTVVANGSASKSLTPAASQTTGSEEETRNFNAGIQQTLSPGTSYSFAFNNSWRQTNSPLAIINPAYGSNGLLTVTQPLLRGFGTAVNKAPIYIARNNRDISVSVLEGRVIQVITDVQNAYWDLVFAIGDLDAKRLALKLAQDLIRINRAQVEVGTLAPIEVLQAEASAAAREEGVLVAEETLRDTEDNLKRILNLQAGDRKFWDVSIVPLDKPPFEIRDVSVEESIKIALQKRPELVQARINLKNRNIDVLTNRNQILPALNFQGALGLNGLGASYGDNLNELTSGDFYTWQAGINFEFPLGNRAAKSNYAVAKLAAEQAEVTIKNLEQQIILDVRQAVRQIRTNIKRVESTRIARELAEKQLDAEQKKFNEGLSTNFNVLQFQSDLATAVSNEVRAITDYNKSLANLQRAMGTTLEAKNIKVQ comes from the coding sequence TTGAAATATAGAGTGAATAGATTGTTGATTTATATTGGAGTGACCACTGTTTTTTTATTTATTCCAACCGAAGGAGGCAATTCTTCCATTACAGTCCGGGATCAACTTCGGGCTAAAGCCATCTTAGTAAATTATCTTCAAAACCCGGCCTCTTTCCCCCCTCCAGGAAGTGAAATCCCACAGTCCTTAATACTTGCTGCTACGCAGGAGACTCCGGCGAATCCTTCTCCAGCTGATACTTCTCAAGGGGCAGAATCCACCCCTTCGACTCAAAATCCCTCTCCTACCCCCTCAACAGACCAGGTTCCTGGGTCTAATCCCCCGATTCCACCTCCGGAATCTTCTCCAACACCGACCCCAATACCGCTGTCCCCTAAAAAATCCCAGGTAACACCCTCCAGGCCCGGTTCTCGAACAAAGAAATCCAAGGCCTCGACGACTTCTCAGCCCGCACCTTCAACAGAGTCTCCTCAAGCTCCTGCAACGACTCAACCGGCGCCTTCAACGGGGAGTTCTCAAGTCCCCGCAACTACCCAACCAGTTCCATCCCCAGGAGCTTCCCAGACTCCAGCGGTTACCCAACCGGCGCCTTCAACGGGGAGTTCTCAAGCCCCTGCAACCACCCAACCGGTTCCATCGACTCGAAAGCCGCAAGCTCCGGCACCTGCAGCCGGGAAACCTCAGGCCCCCATAACTCCATCGCCGACCCCTTCGACTCGAAGGCCGCAGACTCCGGCTACAACAACCGGGAAACCTCAGGTCCCGGCAACTACCCAACCAGCCCCTTCAACTGGAACCCCTCAAGCTCCAACAACTACTCCTTCCCCTACGACCCAACAACCTTCCCCTCCATCGGCTAAGCCCGGAGAAGAACTTCCCAAAGTCTTCCTGTCCCTGGAGGAAGCGATTAATCTGGCCTTGGTTAACAACTTTGATATTGCCATTGAAAGATTCAATCCAAAAATTAACAACGAAAGAATTACTGTAGCAGAAGCTAAATTCGATCCTACGGTAGTAGCTAATGGCAGCGCCTCCAAAAGTCTGACTCCGGCAGCCAGCCAGACTACCGGCTCAGAAGAAGAAACGCGAAATTTTAATGCCGGGATTCAACAAACTCTAAGTCCAGGTACCTCATATTCCTTTGCCTTTAATAATTCTTGGCGGCAAACGAATAGTCCATTGGCTATTATTAATCCTGCTTATGGATCCAACGGGTTGTTGACGGTCACCCAGCCGCTTCTCAGGGGGTTTGGAACGGCCGTCAATAAGGCCCCTATCTATATTGCCAGAAACAACCGTGATATTTCCGTAAGCGTCCTGGAGGGTCGGGTTATTCAAGTTATCACCGATGTTCAGAATGCATATTGGGATCTGGTTTTTGCCATTGGTGATTTGGATGCCAAACGGCTTGCCTTGAAATTGGCCCAGGATCTTATAAGAATTAATAGGGCTCAGGTAGAAGTAGGAACTCTGGCTCCCATTGAGGTCTTGCAGGCTGAAGCCAGTGCCGCAGCCAGAGAGGAAGGAGTTCTCGTTGCTGAAGAAACCCTACGAGATACCGAAGATAATTTAAAAAGGATTCTCAATCTCCAGGCAGGGGATAGGAAATTTTGGGATGTTTCGATCGTGCCGCTGGATAAACCGCCTTTCGAGATTCGGGATGTATCTGTGGAAGAAAGTATTAAAATAGCCCTTCAAAAACGTCCTGAACTGGTGCAGGCTCGAATTAACTTAAAAAACCGGAATATTGATGTCTTAACCAACCGAAATCAAATATTACCTGCTCTCAATTTCCAGGGAGCTTTAGGACTTAACGGTTTGGGGGCCAGCTACGGGGATAATCTCAATGAATTAACCAGCGGTGATTTCTATACCTGGCAGGCCGGGATTAATTTCGAGTTTCCCCTGGGAAACAGAGCTGCCAAAAGTAACTATGCCGTTGCCAAGCTGGCGGCAGAACAGGCCGAGGTTACCATTAAGAATCTCGAACAACAAATTATCCTCGATGTTCGTCAGGCAGTTCGGCAAATTCGTACGAATATTAAACGCGTCGAGTCAACCCGGATAGCTCGGGAGCTTGCCGAAAAACAATTAGATGCCGAGCAGAAAAAATTCAACGAAGGTCTGTCAACCAACTTTAACGTGCTTCAATTTCAAAGTGATCTTGCCACAGCCGTAAGTAACGAAGTTCGAGCCATAACAGATTATAATAAATCTTTGGCCAATTTGCAAAGAGCTATGGGGACTACCCTGGAGGCCAAGAATATCAAAGTCCAGTAG
- the cysS gene encoding cysteine--tRNA ligase, with translation MALRVYNTLTKQKEEFIPLEPGKVGMYVCGMTVYDLCHLGHARLMLTFDVIVNYLEYKGFKVRFVRNFTDVDDKIIQRAQEEGVSSQEIAERYIQEFYRDMKALGIKRASVEPRATEHIPEMIALIQGLMEKGLAYRVNGDVYFEVEKFKNYGKLSGRKLEEMIAGARVEIDERKRSPLDFVLWKSSKPGEPFWESPWGKGRPGWHIECSAMSMKYLGETFDIHGGGQDLIFPHHENEIAQSTGYTGKLFARYWLHNGFVTIHREKMSKSLGNFFTIREILKKYKPEAVKFFLLSTHYRSPIDFSEDRLEEATRALERFYNTFNDVEALQTLAKKRQLVPESEWKLAPGSSEELEAELKNLSIHSFNLKKDFEAAMDDDFNTADALGYLFEMVKQVNVVIARVRAEEKYEESALIPLVEAISLIKSLGQILGLFSQEGGEGSRQDVTAGAEDKELINKLIEILIEVRKQARRDKNWKLADQIRDQLARLNIILKDHPGGETSWEKKI, from the coding sequence TTGGCTTTAAGGGTTTATAATACTTTAACGAAACAAAAAGAAGAGTTTATTCCCCTTGAACCTGGAAAAGTCGGGATGTATGTCTGTGGTATGACCGTTTATGATCTCTGTCATTTAGGTCATGCGCGGTTAATGCTTACCTTTGATGTCATAGTGAATTACCTGGAGTATAAAGGTTTTAAGGTCCGATTTGTAAGAAATTTTACCGATGTAGATGACAAGATTATCCAGCGGGCTCAAGAAGAAGGGGTTAGTTCCCAAGAAATCGCCGAGCGATACATCCAGGAGTTCTATCGGGATATGAAGGCTCTGGGAATTAAAAGGGCTTCTGTTGAACCCAGAGCTACCGAGCATATTCCAGAGATGATAGCCCTTATCCAGGGTCTGATGGAAAAGGGATTAGCCTATAGGGTCAACGGGGATGTATACTTTGAGGTGGAGAAGTTTAAAAATTATGGAAAACTCTCGGGCAGGAAGTTAGAAGAGATGATAGCGGGAGCCCGGGTAGAAATAGACGAGCGAAAGCGAAGTCCTTTAGATTTTGTACTATGGAAAAGCTCCAAACCCGGAGAACCTTTTTGGGAGAGTCCATGGGGAAAAGGACGTCCCGGATGGCACATTGAATGCTCGGCCATGTCCATGAAATATCTGGGAGAAACCTTTGATATCCATGGAGGAGGCCAGGATCTTATTTTTCCCCATCATGAAAATGAAATCGCTCAGTCGACCGGTTACACGGGAAAGCTTTTCGCCCGGTACTGGTTGCATAATGGGTTTGTGACCATCCATCGAGAAAAGATGTCCAAGTCCCTGGGGAATTTTTTTACCATTCGGGAAATTTTGAAGAAATATAAACCGGAAGCGGTAAAGTTTTTCCTCCTCTCGACCCATTATCGAAGTCCCATCGACTTCTCAGAAGATCGTTTAGAAGAAGCTACAAGAGCTTTAGAAAGGTTTTATAATACCTTTAACGATGTGGAGGCACTTCAAACCCTGGCAAAAAAGCGCCAACTTGTTCCAGAATCAGAGTGGAAATTGGCCCCTGGAAGTTCTGAAGAACTCGAAGCTGAATTAAAAAATTTGAGTATCCATTCCTTCAACTTAAAAAAGGATTTTGAAGCAGCGATGGATGATGACTTTAATACCGCCGATGCGCTGGGGTATCTCTTCGAAATGGTCAAACAGGTTAATGTGGTGATAGCCAGAGTTCGCGCAGAAGAAAAATATGAAGAATCGGCCCTTATACCTTTGGTAGAGGCTATTTCCCTTATTAAATCGCTGGGACAGATTTTGGGTCTATTCTCTCAGGAAGGGGGCGAAGGATCCCGACAGGATGTAACTGCGGGAGCGGAAGATAAGGAATTGATAAATAAATTGATCGAGATTTTAATCGAAGTTCGTAAGCAGGCTCGAAGGGACAAGAACTGGAAATTGGCCGATCAGATCCGGGATCAATTAGCCCGGCTCAACATTATTTTAAAAGACCATCCGGGGGGTGAGACAAGTTGGGAGAAGAAAATATAA
- a CDS encoding cupin domain-containing protein produces the protein MYFFGLDELKEKEIAPNVKIRTISGEKMMISYVTLAPHSEVPLHNHPHEQVGIILEGEMEFTIGNETRICKKGDTYIIPGGVMHGVRVLDKPAVAMDIFSPPREEYR, from the coding sequence ATGTACTTTTTCGGACTGGATGAACTAAAGGAAAAAGAGATTGCTCCAAATGTTAAGATTCGAACTATCTCGGGAGAGAAGATGATGATTTCCTATGTGACCTTGGCCCCTCACTCCGAGGTTCCCTTACATAATCATCCCCATGAACAGGTTGGGATCATCCTGGAAGGTGAGATGGAGTTTACCATCGGAAATGAGACGCGCATTTGCAAGAAAGGAGATACCTACATCATTCCAGGAGGGGTTATGCACGGAGTAAGAGTTCTGGATAAACCGGCAGTCGCTATGGATATCTTCTCTCCGCCCAGAGAAGAGTACAGATAG
- a CDS encoding CheR family methyltransferase: MKDLATQEFKYLRDLICEKTGIFFDDEKKHYLIRRLENRMRTLGCETLLDYYRFLKYDTSGKELINLFNVVTTNETYFFRNIPQLMAFKEEVLPLIISRKRKIRDYELRIWSAGCSTGEEPYTLAMLLLEVIPDIYQWKIQILGTDINTQVLERAKEGVYDYRSIREMPSQYTLQYFHFKDKKYFIKEKIKDMVSFATLNLVDTEQMKSLRNIDVIFCRNVLIYFNPESCKKVVNAFYDSLNKGGYLFLGHSESLYRITAIFKLVKFKNSLVYMKE; encoded by the coding sequence ATGAAGGATCTGGCAACTCAGGAGTTCAAATACCTGCGGGATCTGATTTGTGAGAAAACCGGGATCTTTTTTGATGATGAGAAAAAGCATTATCTGATCAGGCGCCTGGAAAATCGCATGAGGACTTTGGGTTGTGAAACGCTTTTAGATTATTACCGGTTCTTAAAATACGATACGTCGGGCAAAGAACTCATTAACCTCTTTAATGTCGTAACAACGAATGAGACCTATTTTTTTAGAAATATCCCTCAACTTATGGCTTTTAAAGAGGAAGTCCTTCCTCTGATAATATCCCGAAAGCGGAAGATTCGGGATTATGAGTTAAGAATCTGGAGTGCCGGCTGTTCGACCGGGGAGGAACCTTATACCCTCGCTATGCTCCTTTTAGAGGTCATTCCCGATATTTATCAATGGAAAATCCAAATTCTGGGAACCGATATTAATACCCAGGTCCTGGAACGGGCTAAAGAAGGAGTCTACGATTATCGATCTATCCGAGAAATGCCTTCTCAATATACCTTACAATATTTTCATTTCAAGGATAAAAAATATTTCATTAAAGAGAAAATTAAAGATATGGTCAGCTTTGCGACCTTAAATTTAGTCGACACCGAACAGATGAAGTCCTTGCGTAATATAGATGTTATTTTTTGCCGAAATGTGCTGATATATTTTAACCCGGAAAGTTGTAAAAAAGTAGTGAATGCTTTTTATGACAGTCTTAATAAAGGGGGGTATCTATTTCTGGGGCATTCAGAGTCTCTTTATCGAATTACGGCAATTTTTAAACTGGTTAAATTTAAGAATTCTTTGGTATATATGAAAGAGTAA